GGGCCGCTTCTGGGAGATCGTCCAGAAGTACGGCGTCACGATCCTCTACACCGCGCCGACCGCGATCCGCACCTTCATGAAGTGGGGCGACGACATCCCGGCCAAGTTCGACCTCTCCAGCCTCCGCGTGCTGGGCAGCGTCGGCGAGCCGATCAACCCCGAGGCCTGGATCTGGTACCGCGAGCACATCGGCGGCAGCCGCTGCCCGATCGTCGACACCTGGTGGCAGACCGAGACCGGCGCCGTCATGATCAGCCCGCTGCCCGGTGTCACCGAGACCAAGCCCGGTTCCGCGCAGCGCGCCCTGCCGGGCATCGCCGCCACCGTCGTCGACGACGAGGCCAACGAGGTGCCCAACGGCTCCGGCGGCTACCTCGTCCTCACCGAGCCGTGGCCCTCCATGCTCCGCACGATCTGGGGCGACGACCAGCGCTACATCGACACCTACTGGTCCCGCTTCCCCGGCCGCTACTTCGCCGGTGACGGCGCCAAGAAGGACGAGGACGGCGACATCTGGCTGCTCGGCCGGGTCGACGACGTCATGCTCGTCTCCGGCCACAACATCTCCACCACCGAGGTCGAGTCGGCCCTCGTCGGCCACCCCGCGGTCGCCGAGTCCGCCGTCGTCGGCGCCACCGACGCCACCACCGGCCAGGCGATCGTCGCGTTCGTCATCCTCCGCGGCACCGCGACCGACAGCGAGGAGCTGGTCGCCGACCTGCGCAACCACGTCGGCAGGACGCTCGGCCCGATCGCCAAGCCCAAGCAGATCAAGGTCGTCAGCGAGCTCCCGAAGACCCGCTCCGGCAAGATCATGCGACGCCTGCTCCGCGACATCGCCGAAGGCCGCGAGGTCGGCGACACCACCACCCTCGCCGACTCCTCCGTCATGAGCCTCATCCAGTCCCAGCTCCCCACCGCAGGCAGCGAGGACTGACCCGGACGAACCGAACCGGACGAACGGCACCCCCGTGGTGGACCGGGCAGCCCCCGGTCCACCACGGACGCCTACCCCCGGCCCATCCCCGGCCCGCCTCCGACTCACACGCCCCGGCCCGGCACGGGACGCTCACGGTGCGCGTGATCACGCACCCGTGGACGCCCGTGGCGGGCCGCTGCCCGTCCCACCTCCGGTACCTCCCGCGCGCGGGCTCCCGCAAGGTGCCGGAGGATCGTCCCAAGAACGGACCGACCGGCAGCGCCCATAGAATGGTCACCGACGAACGAGAACTGAGGCGCGCCGGGAAGTCTGGTCGGCACCGCACCACCGGTGTCTTCGCAGGTCGGAGACGTCGGGAGTCAGCCGCCGCCCCTCAGGAGGTCCTCCGCCGTGGCCACGCCGCAGCCGTCCGCACCGAACGAGCGCCGCACATTCCTCGGCCTCCTCTCCCTCCCCGAGCGGCGCTTCGTCCTGGACGCACTGCGGACGGAGACGGTCGGCGGCGTCCTGCTCCTGGTCGCCGCAGTGATCGCCCTCGTCTGGGCCAACGTCTGGCCGCACTCGTACGAGACGGTCAGCGAGTACACGATCGGTCCCGGCTCACCGCTGCACCTGGACCTCTCGCTGGAAGCCTGGGCCACCGACGGCCTGCTGACGATCTTCTTCTTCGTCGCGGGAATCGAACTCAAGCGGGAGTTCGTGGCAGGCGACCTGCGAACGCCGAGCGCGGCCCTGCTCCCGGTCGCCGCGGCACTCTCCGGCGTGGCGCTGCCGGCGATCATCTTCGCCGTCGTCAACTCCGGAGCGGGCGGGCACCCCGGCGGCTGGGCGATCCCGACCGCCACCGACATCGCCTTCGCCCTGGGAGTGCTGGCCGTGGTGGGCAGTCACCTGCCCTCCGCGCTGCGGGCGTTCCTGCTGACGCTGGCCGTCGTCGACGACCTGATCGCCATTCTGATCATCGCGATCTTCTACACCACCGGGATCACCTACTGGGCCCTGGCCGCAGCCCTGGCGGGGCTGGTGCTCTTCTGGGTCCTCAACCGCTTCGAAGTGCGCGGCTGGTACCTCTACCTGCCGCTGGCCTTCGTGATCTGGGCCCTGATGCACGAGAGCGGGGTGCACGCCACGGTGGCCGGCGTCGCGATGGGCCTGATGCTGCGCTGCCACACCAGGGCGGACGAGGAGCACTCGCCCGGTGAGCACATCGAGCACCAGGTCCGTCCGGTCTCGGCGGGCATCGCGGTACCGCTCTTCGCGCTGTTCGCCGCCGGCGTCAACCTGTCCGGGAAGTCGCTCACCGAGGTGTTCACCCAGGCCGCGCCGCTCGGCGTGATGCTGGGTCTGCTGGTCGGCAAGACCGTCGGGGTGTTCGGCGGCACCTGGCTCGCGGCCCGTTTCACCCGGGCCGAGCTCAACCCGCAACTGGTCTGGCGCGACGTTTTCGCAGTCTCCGTCCTGGCCGGGATCGGCTTCACCGTCTCCCTGCTCATCAGCGAGCTGGCCTACCCCTCCGATCCGGACCTCCAGCGGCAGGCCAAGGCTGCCGTCCTGGTGGGGTCGGTGGTGTGCGCCGCGATCGCCACCGTGCTGCTCAAGCTGCGCAACCGGCACTACCGGATGCTCTACGAGGAGGAGAACCAGGACTCCGACGGCGACGGGATCCCCGATGTCTACGCCCGGCGGACTGACGCCCCGTCCACCTGACACGCCGCCGTCCGGCCCCGGAGTGGTGTCCGACCAGCCGGTAGGGGCATGATGCTGAGCTGTCGATGGACCGAAAGCCGTGCGAAGGAGAACCGCTGATGCCCGCAGGAGTCGCAGACCCGTCCAGCAGCGGCCGGGCCCCGTACGAGGGCGAGCGTTCCGTCGGCCAGCTCTTCGCCGCAGCGACCGAGGACCTGTCCGCCCTCGTGCACGACGAGATCGCGCTGGCCAAGGCGGAGATCCGGGCCGATGTGAAGCGCGGTGTCACCGGCGGCGTCTCGGTGACCGTGGCCGGCGTCGTGGCGCTCGCGGCGATCCCGATGCTCAGCTTCGCCGCGGCGTACGGCCTGCAGGCGTTGGGGCTGACCCTCGGCTGGTCGTTCCTGATCGTGGGCGGCGCCTACCTGCTGATCGCCGCGCTCCTCGGGCTGCTGGCGATGCGCTCGTTCAAGAAGATCGAGAAGCCGCGCCGCACCATCGAGGGGGCCCAGGCCACCGCCGACGTGCTGAAGAACGCCCGCCCGCGTCCGGCCACCAAGGAGGAGATCGACCGGGCACTCGGCCGGATCTCCTGACCTCTCACCCGCCGGGACGGATCACAGCACCCCGACCACGGCGCCCCGACCCACGGCACCCCGACCACGGCGCCCCGACCCACGGCACCCGGACCACGGCGACCACCGACGGCACCCGGGCCACCGCCTCGGTCCAGGGCCCCGGCGCCGCCCCCGCCGACACCGTCACCACCGCGTCACCAGCGGCTCCGTGGCCCAATCGTGCCCGGCGCCGCGAGTGCCGGGAACGTATTCGTAGCACGGGTATGACAGGCTCTCGGTATGCCGCTGGACCACAAGCCCGTACCCGCGAAGCCCGCTGAGCCCCGTACCGGTGCCGGACGGCCCGCCGCGAGCGGACCCGCCACCGCCCCCTCACCGGCCCTGTCGCCGGTCGGGGGCCGGTCCGGCGGGCTCCGGCGCGCCGTGGAGCATCCGCTCGACCGGCCCGTGGACCCACCGCGACGTGGCCGCCAACGGCGCCCGCTTCCACGTCGCCGAGGCGGGCGAGGGCCCGCTGGTGCTGCTGGTGCACGGCTGGCCCGAGTACTGGTGGGCCTGGCGGCACCAGCTGACCGCGCTCGCCGAGGCCGGGTTCCGGGCCGTCGCACTGGATCTGCGCGGCGTCGGCGGCAGCGACCGCACCCTCGCGGCTACGACCCCGGCAACCTCGCGCTGGACATCACCGGTGTGATCCGGTCGCTCGGCGAGCGCCGCGCGCACCTGGTCGGACACGCGGCGGGCGGCTCGCTGGCGTGGGTCGCCGCGGTGATGCGGCCCTCGGTGATCCGCAGCCTGACCGTGGTCTCCGCGGCCCACCCCCGGCACCTGCGCCGCGCGCTGCTGACCGACCGGCGCCAGATCGCCGCCCTGGACCACGTCCTGGGCTTCCAGCGGCCGTGGATCCCGGAGCGGCAGCTGGTGGCCGACGAGGGCGCCCTCGTCGGCGAGTACCTGAACGCCTGGGCCGGGCCGAACGGCCTGCCGGCCGAGGCCGTGGACGCCTACCGCCAGGCCATCCGGATCCCGTCGACCGCGCACTGCTCGATCGAGCCCTACCGGTGGCTGCTGCGGTCGCTGGCCCGTCCGGACGGCATCCAGTTCGCCCGCCGGATGAAGAAGCCGATCACCGCGCCGACGCTGCACGTGCAGGGGGCGGCCGACCCCGTCCTCCTGGCGCACACCGCGCTCGGCGCGGGCGAGTACGTCGAGGCGCCGTACCGGTGGCGGCTGCTGCCCGACGTGGGCCACTTCCCGCATGAGGAGACCCCGGAGGAGTTCACCGAGGAGCTGATCTCGTGGATCCGGCAGCACGCCGACTGAGCCCGCGCACCGCCGGAACAGAAACCTGACGATTGTTCATATGACAATCGCATAGGCCGGATGGGAAGTCCGGAGGCGGTTACTCCTCTCGGCCCACGGGCATCCATCCGGTATGACCTGGATGCCCGATCGCGATGCAGCCCCGCGCCGACGCCGCCGTGGAAGCCGCACCTCGCAGGACCAGTCCCACCAGACCTCTCAGCCCCTGTCGTCCGCCTGGCCCCACGAGGCCGATCCAGGACGGCAGGAACCCTCCGGGGCACACCGGCTCGGCATCCCCCGCATCCTGGGCCGCCGCGCCCGCTGGGTCGGCGCGAGGCTGCGCCGGGAGGGCTGACGCCGAGAGGGGCCGACGCCGGTCGCCGATGCGCGGGTCGCGGATGCGTTGGTCGCCGACGCGCCGGTCAGGACGACACGGTCGGCGCCAGTGCCGTGAACCAGAGCAGGGCGAACGTCGCCACGGTCATCACCGGGACGAGGAACCTGGTCTCGACACCGTTCCCGCTGCGCTTGATCAGCACGATCTCGTACCGCTCGCGGTGCGGCCACAGCAGCGGGGCCCCCTGCTTGGTGAGGCAGTCGCCGAGCAGGTGGGCCAGGGTGCCGAGCGCGACCGCGTACGGGAGCCAGCCCGGGGCGTTCGGCATCCAGCGGTTCAGGCCCGCCGTGCCGAGGGCCGCCATGCCCATGATGGTCAGCCACGCCGTGGGCCCGTCGCCCGGCGGGTGCAGCCGCAGTGCCCGGATCGCCAGCGCCAGCAGGACGAAGGTCAGGCCCAGGGTGAAGTTCCGGCCCAGATAGCTGATGCCCGCCCAGGCGCCGAGGCCGGTCAGCGCCACGAACAGCAGCGAGTGCGTGGCGTGCCGGTGACCGCCGGAGATCCAGGCGACGAACCGGCACAGCAGCTTGGAGATCGGGCCGAGGAAGTGCGCGATCGTGCCGTCGTGGTGGTCGAGGTCCGGCAGCAGGGCGGCACCGGCGCAGAGCACGGTGCCCATGAGGATGTCGGCCGGCGCCAGGTGCACGCCGAGCAGGAGCGGGGGCAGGAACGGCGCCGAGGCCGCGTACAGCATCGCGCCGCTGACGGCGTGCGAATGACCCATCATCGTGGTCCGAGACCTCCCCTTCCGGCGGGCGCCGCAGACGCTACCAGCCCGCACGGCGTCCGTGACCCCGCCCGGAGTGGACCGGCCGTGGCCGCTCCGGCCGCCGGAGGACCGGGTACCCGCGATCGCGCCGCTCAGACCGGCCGAGGCCCGCGCGGATGTGGATGCGGGCGCGGGCGCGCGGCCCGGGTCAGAGCGCGCAGCCCTCGGTGTCCACCCGTGCGGTGGCGTTCGCCCCTTGGGCGGCGTCGTCGCGCACCTCGGCCGCCGTGAGCACGTAACCGGTGTCCGAGCTGTCCAGGGACTTCGCGAAGACCACCCCGTACACGTCGCCGGACGGCGTGAGCAGCGGGCCGCCGCTGTTGCCCTGGCGGACCAGCGAGCGGACGGAGTAGACGTCGCGGACGACTTGGCCGCGGTGGTAGATGTCGGGCCCGTTGGCCTGGATCCGGCCGCGGATGCGGGCGGGCTGCACGTTGAAGGCGCCGTTCTCCGGGAAGCCGGCGACGATGGCGCTGTCGTTGGTGCGGGCGTCGCCGGCGAAGGCGAGCGGCGGGGCGTCGAGCTTCGGTACGTCCAGCACGGCGATGTCGCGCTGCCAGTCGTAGCGGACGACAGTGGCGTCGTAGAGGCGTCCCGTCCCGCCGATCTGGACGGTCGGCTCGTCGACGCCGCCGACCACGTGGGCGTTGGTCATCACCCGGTGCGGGGCGAAGACGAAGCCGCTGCCCTCCAGGGTCTTGCCGCAGGAGGTCGCGGTGCCGACCACCTTGACCAGGCTCTGCCGGGCGCGCTGCACGGCCGGGCTCCCGGCGAGGGCCGGGTCCGGCGGGTCGACCTCGGTGATCGGCTCGCGCTCGAAGGGGTTGAAGACCTGCGGGAAGCCGTTGCGGGCGAGTTCGCGGCTGAAGTCGGAGAACCAGTTCGGGGCGTCGGAGGGCAGCGCGTCCTGGACGGTGGAGAGCACCTTCGACGTTCTGACCTGCTTGGAGACGGTCGGCAGGGAGGTGCCCGCGAGCGCCGAGCCGATCAGCCAGGCGACCAGCAGCATCGAGATGACGTTGACCACCGAGCCGCCGATCGCGTCCAGGGTCTTGGCCCGGCCGCGGCCGATGCGGCCGCGCAGCTTCCAGCCGAAGTGGGTGGTGACGGCCTGGCCGACCGCCGCGAACACGATCACCACGACGACCGCCACCACCGATGCGGTGGTGCCGGGACCGAGGTGGCGCAGCAGGAAGGGCAGCAGCTGCACCGCGATCAGGCCGCCGCCGAGGAAGCCGAGCACCGAGAGCACACCGACGACAAAACCCTGCCGGTAGCCGGAGACGGCGAAGCCCACCGCGGCGGCGATCAGCAGCAGATCCAGGACATTCACCCCGATACCCTCCCAT
The Kitasatospora paranensis genome window above contains:
- a CDS encoding metal-dependent hydrolase, which translates into the protein MMGHSHAVSGAMLYAASAPFLPPLLLGVHLAPADILMGTVLCAGAALLPDLDHHDGTIAHFLGPISKLLCRFVAWISGGHRHATHSLLFVALTGLGAWAGISYLGRNFTLGLTFVLLALAIRALRLHPPGDGPTAWLTIMGMAALGTAGLNRWMPNAPGWLPYAVALGTLAHLLGDCLTKQGAPLLWPHRERYEIVLIKRSGNGVETRFLVPVMTVATFALLWFTALAPTVSS
- a CDS encoding MarP family serine protease: MNVLDLLLIAAAVGFAVSGYRQGFVVGVLSVLGFLGGGLIAVQLLPFLLRHLGPGTTASVVAVVVVIVFAAVGQAVTTHFGWKLRGRIGRGRAKTLDAIGGSVVNVISMLLVAWLIGSALAGTSLPTVSKQVRTSKVLSTVQDALPSDAPNWFSDFSRELARNGFPQVFNPFEREPITEVDPPDPALAGSPAVQRARQSLVKVVGTATSCGKTLEGSGFVFAPHRVMTNAHVVGGVDEPTVQIGGTGRLYDATVVRYDWQRDIAVLDVPKLDAPPLAFAGDARTNDSAIVAGFPENGAFNVQPARIRGRIQANGPDIYHRGQVVRDVYSVRSLVRQGNSGGPLLTPSGDVYGVVFAKSLDSSDTGYVLTAAEVRDDAAQGANATARVDTEGCAL
- the nhaA gene encoding Na+/H+ antiporter NhaA; translation: MATPQPSAPNERRTFLGLLSLPERRFVLDALRTETVGGVLLLVAAVIALVWANVWPHSYETVSEYTIGPGSPLHLDLSLEAWATDGLLTIFFFVAGIELKREFVAGDLRTPSAALLPVAAALSGVALPAIIFAVVNSGAGGHPGGWAIPTATDIAFALGVLAVVGSHLPSALRAFLLTLAVVDDLIAILIIAIFYTTGITYWALAAALAGLVLFWVLNRFEVRGWYLYLPLAFVIWALMHESGVHATVAGVAMGLMLRCHTRADEEHSPGEHIEHQVRPVSAGIAVPLFALFAAGVNLSGKSLTEVFTQAAPLGVMLGLLVGKTVGVFGGTWLAARFTRAELNPQLVWRDVFAVSVLAGIGFTVSLLISELAYPSDPDLQRQAKAAVLVGSVVCAAIATVLLKLRNRHYRMLYEEENQDSDGDGIPDVYARRTDAPST
- a CDS encoding phage holin family protein — encoded protein: MPAGVADPSSSGRAPYEGERSVGQLFAAATEDLSALVHDEIALAKAEIRADVKRGVTGGVSVTVAGVVALAAIPMLSFAAAYGLQALGLTLGWSFLIVGGAYLLIAALLGLLAMRSFKKIEKPRRTIEGAQATADVLKNARPRPATKEEIDRALGRIS